GTTGAAGCTGGGCAACCTTCGAAATAGTTGTCATTCCGTTTGCTGTCATAATCGGAACTTCAGATAAGTCTTTTTCCGTGTCAGGTGTGTAAACAGGCTCAAGCATGACCATTGTTTGTTGATCATTTACTTCAATTGTGCCAAGCGGTGTTTGATTGAGCATAACAGATGCTTGTTGTGCGATTTGATCGGCCTTAGCTAAGCTAGGATTAACAACAAAGGAATAAACTGTTTTTGTTTCTTCTTGGTTTGATGAAACCTTTTCAACTCCGTCAATACCGTTAATTTCTGCTGTGATTGTTTCTGAAAGATCTGTTAATTCCTTAACATCCTCACCAATTACATCTACGGTAATTGATGTAGAACCGCCACTCATCATAGATGCTTCAGTTACTTCTAATGTAGCATCTTTATATTCTTCTTTCTGTGTGTTCACCTTGTCTATGAATGCCTGCATATCTGCATCTTCTTTAAGAATTGCCATAATCTGAGTTTGAGTGGGATCTCCTACCTCACCATATTTTGCAGAATCTGCAGAGTTGCCAAGTTGCAAATAAACATTTTCAAGCTCATCTTGTTCCATCACAAATTCTTCAAGCTTTGATGACTCTTCTTTTACTTTTTCTATTGGTGTTTCATTAGGATATTTTAACGAAACATAAACATAATCTGCTTTTGTTTTATCTACAGAGCCTTTAGGAAGTAACATATATCCCCCAATTGACCCTGCGAATAAAATAAATGATGTTAAAAGAACAACCCATTTATGATTCAGTGACCAAGTTAAAAATCTAGTAAACTTTACAGAAGGTTTGTGCTCTATCATTTTTGCATTTTTTAATAATCCTGCACTCATAACCGGAACAATAGTTAAAGCAACGATTAGGGATGCTAGTAATGAATAAGTGATTGTTAAGGCGAATGGTAATAGGAAATCTTGTAAGCTGCCTCCTATTAATCCCATCGGTAAAAAGACAGCAACTGTTGTTAACGTCGATGAAGTGATTGCAGATCCTACTTCTTTCGTTGCATCTATGACCATCTTGACTGAAAACTTCTCAGTTTGAGCTCTTCTAAAGATGTTTTCTATAACAACAATACTATCATCTACTAAACGGCCTACCGCAACAGCTACTCCACCAAGTGTTAAAATATTTAATGTTACACCTGATTGTGCTAGTAGAAACAGTGTAAAACCTAATGACAATGGAATCGATACGATTGTAATTAATGTTGAGCGTAAGTTACGTAAAAAGATCATAATAACAATAGTAGCAAAAAGTGCACCTAATAAAACTTCTTTAATCATACTGTGAACAGATGATTCAACCATATCTGCTGATGCTAAAACCACGGTTGTTTCTAACTGATTGTATTTCTCGTTAATTTCTTCTGATACTTTCTCAGCCTCTTTACTGATTGTTACAGCATTCGATTGACTGTCTTTTGTAATAACAAAGGTTAAAGCATCAGAACCATTTACTTTTGTAAGATTATTATCTTGTTTTTCTATTTTAATTTCTGCTATATCTTTTAAAGCAGCGCCTGGGATAACCTCTGTATTTTCTAGTTTTTCAATTGTATTAACGTCACCAATCACTTTAATATTTGATGCTTTTCCATCAACTGTATTCTCAGCTATGGACGCTGAAACATTCTGTCCCTGAAGCAGCGTCATAATACTCTCAATAGATACCTGCTTTTCTGCCATCTTTTTCTCATCTAATTCAACGGATACAAAAGAAGGGATAATACCGTTTGTTTGAATATCTGCTACACCATCAATGTTTTTAAAATAAGGAACTATTTCATCTTGTGCATATTGAATGGTTTCTGGATTGATTCCTTTGTCAAATGTTAGAGCAATGTATGATACTGGAATCATTGATGTATTAAGCTGGACAATATTGGGTTTCATGACGTTCTGAGGTAATTGAACATTCGCCAATGCTTCCTCGATTTCACGTTTGGCTTCCTTCTTGTCAATTTTAGATTCTAGATGAATATCCACGGACGAATAGCCATCACCAGTAGTTGAAAAAACATTTCTTTTACCATTCACTCCGTCCATCGCATTTTCTATCGGGGTAGTAACTTGATCTTCCATCGTTTTTGCATCCACCCCGTTCCCCATCGTTACTACTGAGATGAACGGCTGATCTGCTGAAGGTAAAAACTCCATTGGTAATCGAAAATAACTTAAAACTCCCATCACTAAAATCAATGTAGACATTAAGAAAACAGCTGCTTTGTTTTTAAATGACCATTTTGTAAACCAAGACATAATATAAAACTCCTTTTTCTTGTTTTTTTGGCTAAGTACGGGTGAATCTCTTAACTCCTTCCTAATCATAGGTAAAATTTGTCATATCAAGTTAGTTACTACAGTCATTATTTTAATAACAAAAAGTGGAAGCGTTAAATGACCTGAGGTGTAAAATCATCTACGGCTTGAGACGTATTATGAAATTAAAAATAAAACAATTATGATCTTTCGCTCTCAACCTAGGAATGAAAATGGTTCCCCTCTCCCATAATGTAGATACCACAAACAGTGAGTATATAACGTGTCTTTTATTGGTGGTTTTACCCTGTAAATAAAACTGTTGGAATGAATTTGGTGTACAACCTATTGTTAGCTCTCTTTCTAAGAGATGACTACGAACAGAAAAATGTCTAATTTCAAATTCATTCCACTGTTTGTGGAATAATCTTATCGAAGGTGAATAAAGTGGAGACTTTACACAAATGTTGTGCCGGTTTGGATGTTCACTCAGAAACCATTGTTGCTTGTGTATTACTAGGTGATTCAGAAACTGATATGGAAAAAGTGATTGAAACTTTCCCAACTTTAACCAAGGATTTATTTCGTCTTCTTAAATGGTTAGAAGAAAAAGAAGTTACTCATATTGCAATGGAAAGTACGGGAGTTTATTGGAAACCAGTTTACAACATCTTAGAAGATTTTTTTGACATTACTTTGGCTAATGCACAAAGAATTAAAAACGTTCCAGGTCGGAAGACAGATGTTTCGGACGCAGAATGGATAGCCAAATTATTAAGACATGGACTAATTGAAAAAAGCTTTGTCCCTCCAGAAGACTTTCGAAATCTACGAGATTTGACACGGCTTAGAAAGAAATGGATTGGGCACATGACATCTGAGAAGAACCGAATTCAAAAAGTGTTAGAGACTTCAAACATTAAATTAAGTACAGTTATTTCAGATGTATTTGGTGTTTCAGGAAGGAAACTCTTAGAACAACTAATATTTGAAGGTTTTATTGATCAGGAAGAAGTTGAA
This genomic stretch from Metabacillus sp. B2-18 harbors:
- a CDS encoding IS110 family transposase, which produces METLHKCCAGLDVHSETIVACVLLGDSETDMEKVIETFPTLTKDLFRLLKWLEEKEVTHIAMESTGVYWKPVYNILEDFFDITLANAQRIKNVPGRKTDVSDAEWIAKLLRHGLIEKSFVPPEDFRNLRDLTRLRKKWIGHMTSEKNRIQKVLETSNIKLSTVISDVFGVSGRKLLEQLIFEGFIDQEEVEKKIHGRMAHKKQLITDSLFGTLNDHQLFLIKQSWMHITYLETLISDIEKRIDEILLDYQEEVQLLITMPGIKKDTAAVIIAEIGVDMGQFPTSKHLASWAGLSPGNHESAGKRKSTRTVRGNPHIKSALCEAAWAVSRSRNKRLGIKYWSLAARRGKKKALVAIGHRMLTIVYHMLQNKEPYQELTSN
- a CDS encoding efflux RND transporter permease subunit, which encodes MSWFTKWSFKNKAAVFLMSTLILVMGVLSYFRLPMEFLPSADQPFISVVTMGNGVDAKTMEDQVTTPIENAMDGVNGKRNVFSTTGDGYSSVDIHLESKIDKKEAKREIEEALANVQLPQNVMKPNIVQLNTSMIPVSYIALTFDKGINPETIQYAQDEIVPYFKNIDGVADIQTNGIIPSFVSVELDEKKMAEKQVSIESIMTLLQGQNVSASIAENTVDGKASNIKVIGDVNTIEKLENTEVIPGAALKDIAEIKIEKQDNNLTKVNGSDALTFVITKDSQSNAVTISKEAEKVSEEINEKYNQLETTVVLASADMVESSVHSMIKEVLLGALFATIVIMIFLRNLRSTLITIVSIPLSLGFTLFLLAQSGVTLNILTLGGVAVAVGRLVDDSIVVIENIFRRAQTEKFSVKMVIDATKEVGSAITSSTLTTVAVFLPMGLIGGSLQDFLLPFALTITYSLLASLIVALTIVPVMSAGLLKNAKMIEHKPSVKFTRFLTWSLNHKWVVLLTSFILFAGSIGGYMLLPKGSVDKTKADYVYVSLKYPNETPIEKVKEESSKLEEFVMEQDELENVYLQLGNSADSAKYGEVGDPTQTQIMAILKEDADMQAFIDKVNTQKEEYKDATLEVTEASMMSGGSTSITVDVIGEDVKELTDLSETITAEINGIDGVEKVSSNQEETKTVYSFVVNPSLAKADQIAQQASVMLNQTPLGTIEVNDQQTMVMLEPVYTPDTEKDLSEVPIMTANGMTTISKVAQLQQTEEPTSTFHKDGEQYVRVTANVNPEKLSEISTEVNSKIFGDKETEGIDIPDDIDVFVGGASADQASDFNDLFMTMLASIGIVFLIMVITFKTIRAPIAILFSLPLAAIGAILGIMISGISVDVTALLGALMLIGIVVTNAIVLLDRVKQNEKTMIIRDAVVEAATIRMRPIIMTAVATISAMLPLLFKEAESGNLVSASLAIVVIGGLSVATLLTLVVIPVVYELLYFRKSKKQRNQVKKQEDTIAV